One genomic region from Oceanispirochaeta sp. encodes:
- the cysE gene encoding serine O-acetyltransferase produces SEDIKKSIIEDLKAIRERDPASRNYLNPFLNYKGFHALESYRVTHYLWINNQINIALILQSLISQKFGVDIHPGAIIGNRLFIDHATSIVIGETTVVGNDVSMLHEVTLGGTGKETGDRHPKIGNGVLIGAGAKILGNIIVGDGVKIGAGSVVLSDVKPHTTVVGIPAKVVGKPKTNSPSLEMDQGFEN; encoded by the coding sequence AATCAGAAGATATTAAAAAATCAATTATTGAAGATTTAAAAGCTATTCGCGAACGAGATCCGGCTTCAAGAAATTATTTAAATCCATTTTTAAACTATAAAGGTTTTCATGCTTTAGAATCTTACCGTGTTACGCATTATTTATGGATAAATAACCAAATTAATATTGCTTTAATATTACAAAGTTTGATATCTCAAAAATTTGGAGTAGATATTCATCCTGGTGCAATAATTGGTAATAGACTTTTTATAGATCATGCAACAAGTATAGTAATTGGCGAAACAACAGTTGTTGGTAATGATGTATCCATGCTTCATGAAGTAACTTTGGGTGGCACTGGAAAAGAAACAGGAGATCGTCATCCAAAAATAGGAAATGGAGTTTTAATAGGAGCAGGAGCTAAAATATTAGGAAATATTATAGTCGGAGATGGTGTTAAAATTGGTGCTGGAAGTGTAGTTTTATCAGATGTGAAGCCGCATACTACAGTTGTCGGAATACCAGCAAAAGTTGTTGGAAAACCAAAAACAAATTCGCCTTCACTCGAAATGGATCAAGGTTTTGAAAATTAG